The proteins below come from a single Triticum aestivum cultivar Chinese Spring chromosome 5D, IWGSC CS RefSeq v2.1, whole genome shotgun sequence genomic window:
- the LOC123121307 gene encoding uncharacterized protein, with protein MRSWANRPHSSLLASFLAASWLLVAASPQELHEASGSRILHHTKSHTHEVHCSRERSRAAWKAVDEYLMPFVEKEKYELPSKCRLRPENDMFREQEQHKIHFDVNEWRCGFCKKSFRAEKFIDQHFANRHSNLLDNSQGRCLADLCGALHCDLTMEFKKPKSKCNAAAAARNRHLCESLADSCFPVNQGHSASRLHEFFLRQFCDAHTCNGASKPFPKGGRKQTNRFYLALCILTMLLLPVFYLIVFLHQREMKKGDQVFKRIGKTVHKKKPS; from the exons ATGAGGAGCTGGGCTAATCGCCCCCACTCATCCCTTCTCGCCTCTTTCCTCGCGGCCTCTTGGCTTCTCGTGGCCGCATCGCCTCAG GAATTGCATGAAGCATCTGGATCCAG gattcttcatcacacaaagtcACACACACATGAGGTGCATTGTTCAAGGGAACGGAGCCGTGCAGCTTGGAAAGCTGTTGATGAG TACTTGATGCCCTTTGTGGAAAAGGAGAAATATGAACTCCCAAGCAAGTGTAGGCTTCGTCCTGAAAACGACATGTTTCGGGAACAAGAGCAACATAAGATCCATTTTGATGTGAACGAGTGGCGTTGTGGCTTCTGCAAGAAATCCTTTCGAGCAGAAAAATTTATCGATCAGCATTTTGCAAACCGGCACAGTAATCTGTTGGATAAT AGTCAAGGAAGGTGCTTGGCAGATCTTTGTGGAGCACTTCACTGTGATCTGACAATGGAGTTCAAGAAACCAAAGAGTAAATGCAATGCTGCTGCAGCTGCAAGGAACCGTCATCTTTGTGAG AGCCTTGCAGACAGTTGCTTTCCTGTTAATCAAGGGCATTCTGCCAGCCGTCTTCATG AATTTTTCTTGCGCCAATTCTGTGATGCTCACACTTGCAATGGGGCCTCCAAACCTTTCCCCAAAGGTGGCAGG AAACAAACAAACAGATTCTACCTGGCTCTCTGCATCTTGACGATGCTGCTTTTGCCTGTGTTCTATCTCATAGTATTTTTACACCAGAG GGAAATGAAGAAAGGAGATCAAGTTTTCAAACGAATTGGAAAAACCGTGCACAAGAAAAAGCCGTCCTAG